One window of Robiginitalea biformata HTCC2501 genomic DNA carries:
- the cmk gene encoding (d)CMP kinase — protein MKKISIAIDGYSSTGKSTLARQLARELGYIYIDTGAMYRAVTLFALREGLIGEEPDEPALEKRLAALEIGFERNDETGRSEVTLEGKNVEGEIRNLDVSRYVSQIAALGAVREKLVAQQQAMAAQGGVVMDGRDIGTVVLPEADLKIFMTASPEIRANRRYKELLDRGEQVRYEEVLQNVRDRDYIDSNREISPLRKAADAIEFDNSDMGMEEQFERIHAHALRVIDKKKGAS, from the coding sequence ATGAAAAAAATCTCCATCGCCATCGACGGGTATTCGTCTACCGGCAAAAGCACCCTGGCCCGGCAACTCGCCCGGGAATTGGGATATATCTATATCGACACCGGCGCCATGTACCGGGCCGTAACCCTTTTCGCCCTCCGGGAAGGCCTGATCGGGGAGGAGCCCGACGAGCCGGCCCTTGAAAAGCGGCTTGCTGCATTGGAGATCGGTTTTGAGCGCAACGATGAAACCGGCCGGTCTGAGGTTACCCTGGAAGGAAAGAATGTGGAGGGGGAGATTCGCAACCTGGATGTATCCCGCTACGTGAGCCAGATTGCAGCCCTGGGGGCTGTACGAGAAAAGCTGGTTGCCCAGCAACAGGCCATGGCAGCCCAGGGGGGCGTGGTTATGGACGGGCGGGATATCGGTACGGTGGTGCTGCCAGAGGCCGATCTGAAAATCTTTATGACAGCAAGCCCGGAAATTCGCGCCAACAGGCGCTACAAGGAACTGTTGGACCGTGGCGAGCAGGTGCGCTATGAGGAGGTGCTTCAGAATGTCCGCGACCGGGATTACATCGATTCAAACCGGGAAATCTCCCCCTTGCGCAAGGCGGCAGACGCCATTGAGTTCGACAACAGCGATATGGGCATGGAAGAGCAATTCGAGCGCATCCACGCCCATGCCTTGCGGGTTATCGACAAAAAAAAAGGCGCTTCCTGA
- the rpsA gene encoding 30S ribosomal protein S1: protein MAEENKKEEAVETAETQVQEAPAKQEAPAKQEDPQEFLENFDWDKYEEGIERVEDEKLAEFEQLVKENFVDTADEEVVKGTITHITDREAIIDINAKSEGVISLNEFRYNPDLQVGDTVDVLIDIREDKNGQLVLSHRKARTIKAWENVNEAHDKEEVVTGYVKCRTKGGMIVDVFGIEAFLPGSQIDVKPIRDYDQYVGKTMEFKVVKINQEFKNVVVSHKALIEADIEEQKKEIISQLEKGQVLEGVVKNITSYGVFIDLGGVDGLVHITDLSWSRINHPNEVVDLDQKLNVVILDFDDNKSRIQLGIKQLEKHPWDALGDEIKIGDKVKGKVVVIADYGAFLEVAEGVEGLIHVSEMSWSTHLRSAQDFVNVGDELEAVVLTLDREDRKMSLGLKQLTPDPWTDITSKYPVGSRHKGIVRNYTNFGVFVELEEGIDGLIYISDLSWTKKIKHPSEFVSVGDEMEVEVLELDVDGRKLSLGHKQTQENPWDKYEDEFGEGTTHKAAITEIVDKGAIIEFNEDITAFVPQRHMEKEDGKKLQRGEEAEFKIIEFNKDYKRVVASHTAIFKEEEQRNVRAARRKSAQADENKPTLGDANEQLQALKDKMEGKGKK, encoded by the coding sequence ATGGCTGAAGAAAACAAAAAGGAAGAAGCAGTGGAAACTGCTGAAACCCAGGTGCAGGAAGCTCCTGCCAAACAAGAAGCTCCTGCCAAACAAGAAGATCCCCAGGAATTCCTCGAAAATTTCGACTGGGATAAGTACGAAGAGGGAATTGAGCGGGTCGAGGACGAGAAGCTCGCGGAGTTTGAGCAACTCGTCAAGGAAAACTTTGTAGATACCGCCGACGAGGAAGTGGTGAAAGGGACCATCACCCACATCACGGATCGGGAGGCGATCATCGATATCAACGCGAAATCCGAGGGGGTAATCTCCCTGAACGAGTTTCGCTACAACCCGGACCTGCAGGTAGGCGACACCGTGGATGTGCTGATCGATATCCGGGAAGACAAGAACGGCCAGCTCGTGCTGTCACACCGGAAGGCGCGCACCATCAAGGCGTGGGAAAATGTCAACGAAGCCCACGATAAGGAAGAGGTAGTTACCGGTTACGTAAAATGCCGTACCAAGGGAGGTATGATTGTGGATGTCTTTGGCATCGAGGCCTTCCTGCCCGGTTCGCAGATCGACGTAAAACCCATCCGGGATTACGACCAGTATGTCGGCAAGACCATGGAATTCAAAGTGGTCAAGATCAACCAGGAATTCAAAAACGTCGTGGTTTCCCACAAGGCGCTCATCGAGGCAGATATCGAGGAGCAGAAGAAGGAGATCATCAGCCAGCTCGAAAAGGGCCAGGTACTGGAAGGTGTGGTGAAAAACATCACCTCCTACGGGGTGTTTATCGACCTGGGCGGCGTAGACGGCCTGGTTCACATTACGGATTTGTCATGGAGCCGGATCAACCACCCGAACGAAGTGGTAGACCTGGACCAGAAGCTCAATGTGGTTATCCTGGATTTCGACGACAACAAGTCCCGGATCCAGCTGGGTATCAAGCAGCTTGAAAAGCACCCGTGGGATGCCCTGGGCGACGAGATCAAGATTGGCGATAAGGTAAAAGGAAAGGTAGTGGTCATTGCCGATTACGGAGCTTTCCTGGAAGTGGCAGAAGGAGTGGAAGGACTGATCCACGTATCCGAAATGTCCTGGTCCACCCACCTGCGCAGTGCTCAGGATTTCGTGAATGTCGGAGACGAACTGGAAGCCGTGGTGCTGACCCTGGATCGGGAAGACCGCAAGATGTCCCTGGGACTCAAGCAACTCACCCCGGACCCGTGGACGGATATCACCAGCAAGTACCCGGTTGGTTCCCGCCACAAGGGAATTGTCCGCAACTACACGAATTTTGGCGTATTTGTGGAACTGGAAGAAGGTATCGACGGCCTGATCTATATTTCCGACCTGTCCTGGACCAAGAAAATCAAGCACCCGTCTGAGTTTGTCAGCGTCGGGGACGAGATGGAGGTAGAGGTACTGGAACTGGATGTGGACGGCCGCAAGCTGAGCCTCGGCCACAAACAAACCCAGGAAAACCCCTGGGACAAGTACGAGGATGAGTTCGGCGAGGGGACAACCCACAAAGCCGCTATCACGGAGATCGTGGACAAGGGAGCTATCATCGAGTTCAACGAGGATATCACCGCCTTTGTGCCCCAGCGGCATATGGAGAAAGAAGACGGCAAAAAACTCCAGCGGGGTGAAGAAGCCGAATTCAAGATCATCGAGTTCAACAAGGACTACAAGCGCGTGGTTGCCAGCCACACGGCAATTTTCAAGGAGGAAGAGCAGCGCAACGTGCGTGCGGCCCGCCGGAAATCTGCCCAGGCTGACGAGAACAAGCCCACCCTGGGAGATGCCAACGAGCAGCTGCAGGCCCTTAAGGACAAGATGGAAGGAAAAGGCAAGAAATAA
- the lon gene encoding endopeptidase La, whose amino-acid sequence MSESKFISLDKLSLQDLDQDSELIPLLTPEDEQEMHNEELPETLPILPLRNTVLFPGVVIPITAGRDTSINLIRDANQGSKVIGVVAQKDEEVENPGIADIHTLGTVARILRVLQMPDGNTTVIIQGKKRFRVAEVLTEKPYLTATVRETREKRPAPDDVEFSTIIDSIKELALQIIRDNPNIPSEASFAIKNIQSDSFLINFVSSNLNLEVREKQELLEISDLQQRALATLKHLNTEFQKLELRNELQSKVRSDMDQQQREYFLHQQMKTIQEELGGLSYDEEIEEMEARAKKKKWSDAVGEHFGKELAKLQRMNPQVAEYSIQRNYLDLLLDLPWGEYSKDRFDLKRAEKILDRDHYGLEDVKRRIVEYLAVLKLRNDMKSPILCLYGPPGVGKTSLGKSVAEALGREYVRMSLGGLRDEAEIRGHRKTYIGAMPGRIIQNLKKAGTSNPVFILDEIDKLSSSAQGDPSSAMLEVLDPEQNSEFYDNFLEMGYDLSKVMFIATANNLGTIQPALRDRMEIINVTGYTIEEKVEIAKRHLLPKQLKEHGLASKDLKIGKKQLEKIVEGYTRESGVRGLEKQIAKMVRYAARHIATDEDYTVKVTNAVVEEVLGAPRMERDKYENNEVAGVVTGLAWTSVGGDILFIESILSRGKGALNITGNLGKVMKESATIALEFIKSNAEAFGIDPEVFGRYNVHIHVPEGATPKDGPSAGIAMLTSLVSLFSQRKVKKSIAMTGEITLRGKVLPVGGIKEKILAAKRARIKEVILCEENRRDIAEIKEDYLKGLTFHYVTEMREVIEIAVTNRKVKGAKTL is encoded by the coding sequence ATGTCTGAATCAAAGTTTATATCTCTTGACAAACTGTCGCTCCAGGACCTCGACCAGGATTCTGAGCTGATCCCGCTCCTGACCCCGGAGGACGAACAGGAAATGCACAACGAGGAACTTCCGGAAACCCTTCCGATCCTGCCATTGCGCAATACGGTGCTGTTCCCGGGGGTTGTGATCCCCATCACCGCCGGCCGGGATACCTCCATCAACCTGATCCGGGACGCCAACCAGGGCTCCAAGGTGATCGGGGTGGTGGCCCAGAAAGACGAGGAGGTGGAAAACCCCGGGATTGCCGATATACATACCCTCGGAACCGTGGCCCGCATCCTGCGGGTCCTGCAGATGCCCGATGGGAACACCACGGTAATCATCCAGGGAAAGAAGCGTTTCCGGGTAGCCGAGGTGCTCACCGAGAAGCCCTATCTCACGGCAACCGTCCGGGAAACACGGGAGAAGCGACCCGCACCGGACGACGTGGAATTTTCCACCATCATCGACTCCATCAAAGAGCTCGCACTGCAGATCATCCGGGACAACCCGAATATCCCCAGTGAGGCTTCTTTCGCGATTAAGAATATCCAGAGCGATTCCTTTCTGATCAACTTTGTTTCGTCCAACCTGAACCTGGAAGTGCGCGAAAAGCAGGAGCTCCTGGAGATATCGGATCTGCAGCAGCGGGCACTGGCCACCCTGAAGCACCTGAATACGGAATTCCAGAAACTGGAACTCCGGAACGAACTCCAGTCCAAGGTCCGCAGCGATATGGACCAGCAACAGCGGGAATACTTCCTGCACCAGCAGATGAAAACCATCCAGGAGGAACTCGGGGGGCTGTCGTACGACGAGGAGATCGAGGAGATGGAGGCCCGTGCCAAGAAAAAGAAATGGTCCGATGCCGTGGGCGAGCATTTCGGGAAGGAACTGGCCAAGCTGCAGCGGATGAACCCGCAGGTAGCCGAATACTCCATCCAACGGAATTACCTGGACCTGCTGCTGGACCTTCCCTGGGGGGAGTATTCCAAAGACCGGTTCGACCTGAAACGGGCCGAAAAAATATTGGATCGGGACCACTACGGGCTGGAGGACGTGAAGCGCCGGATAGTGGAATACCTGGCAGTCCTCAAATTGAGGAATGACATGAAATCGCCCATCCTCTGTCTGTACGGCCCCCCGGGGGTTGGGAAAACCTCCCTGGGAAAATCCGTCGCCGAGGCTTTGGGGAGGGAATACGTCCGGATGTCCCTGGGCGGGCTGAGGGACGAGGCCGAAATCCGCGGACACCGGAAAACCTACATTGGCGCCATGCCCGGCCGGATTATCCAGAACCTGAAAAAGGCCGGCACATCCAACCCGGTATTTATCCTGGACGAGATCGACAAGCTTTCAAGCAGCGCCCAGGGCGACCCGTCCTCCGCGATGCTCGAGGTCCTGGATCCCGAACAGAATAGCGAATTCTACGACAATTTCCTGGAGATGGGATACGACCTGTCCAAAGTGATGTTTATCGCCACAGCCAACAACCTGGGGACCATCCAGCCGGCCCTCCGGGACCGGATGGAGATTATCAATGTCACCGGATACACCATTGAGGAGAAGGTGGAGATCGCCAAACGCCACCTGCTGCCCAAACAGCTCAAAGAGCACGGGCTGGCCTCCAAAGACCTGAAAATAGGGAAGAAGCAGCTCGAGAAAATCGTGGAGGGGTACACCCGGGAATCCGGGGTGCGGGGCCTGGAAAAACAGATCGCCAAAATGGTGCGCTACGCGGCACGGCACATCGCCACCGATGAAGACTATACCGTTAAAGTCACAAACGCGGTGGTGGAGGAGGTGCTTGGCGCCCCCCGAATGGAACGCGACAAATATGAAAACAACGAAGTGGCCGGGGTGGTTACCGGCCTGGCGTGGACCAGCGTGGGCGGGGATATCCTCTTTATTGAATCCATATTGTCCAGGGGCAAGGGAGCCCTGAACATCACCGGGAACCTGGGGAAAGTGATGAAGGAGTCCGCCACCATTGCCCTGGAATTCATCAAGTCGAATGCGGAGGCCTTTGGCATCGACCCGGAGGTTTTCGGCAGGTACAACGTGCACATCCACGTGCCGGAAGGCGCTACGCCCAAGGACGGCCCGAGCGCCGGAATCGCCATGCTCACCTCCCTGGTGAGCCTGTTCAGCCAGCGCAAGGTTAAAAAGAGCATTGCGATGACCGGGGAAATTACCCTGCGGGGCAAGGTGTTGCCCGTGGGCGGGATCAAGGAGAAAATCCTGGCAGCCAAACGCGCCCGGATCAAGGAGGTGATCCTGTGCGAGGAAAACCGGCGCGACATTGCCGAAATCAAGGAGGATTATCTGAAAGGACTTACCTTCCACTACGTGACTGAAATGAGGGAAGTGATCGAAATCGCCGTCACCAACCGGAAGGTGAAAGGGGCTAAAACGCTGTGA
- a CDS encoding SixA phosphatase family protein, with the protein MKELILIRHGKSSWDYDVADKDRPLKERGIQDGHLVARKVKPDFPRPDAVFSSPANRALHTCMILMRGLDLPFELLTVTDALYDFSGSSVAGFVAGLDNRLQRVLLFGHNHAFTHLANTWGDQSIDNVPTTGLVHLRFGESRWEEVATGKTLYTVFPKHLK; encoded by the coding sequence ATGAAAGAACTGATACTCATTCGTCACGGTAAATCCTCCTGGGATTACGACGTGGCCGATAAAGACCGCCCACTGAAGGAACGCGGGATTCAGGACGGGCACCTGGTTGCCCGGAAAGTCAAACCGGATTTTCCCCGCCCGGATGCCGTATTTTCAAGCCCGGCAAACCGGGCCCTGCACACCTGCATGATCCTGATGCGGGGCCTGGACCTGCCTTTTGAGTTACTCACGGTTACCGATGCTTTGTACGACTTTTCCGGGTCCTCGGTTGCCGGCTTCGTAGCGGGGCTCGACAACCGGTTGCAACGGGTACTGCTATTTGGTCACAATCACGCTTTTACCCACCTTGCAAATACCTGGGGCGACCAGTCCATCGACAACGTCCCGACCACCGGCCTGGTCCACTTGCGGTTCGGGGAATCCCGGTGGGAAGAAGTCGCAACGGGGAAGACACTGTACACGGTTTTCCCGAAACACCTCAAATAA
- the pyrR gene encoding bifunctional pyr operon transcriptional regulator/uracil phosphoribosyltransferase PyrR, which produces MSQKVLLSSQEIHIILHRLACQLLERHLDFSDSVLIGLQPRGTFLAKRLLKLLETDYKVTGIPFGLLDITFYRDDFRRGDKTLAASSTQIDFLVEGKRVVLIDDVLFTGRSIRAALTAIQSFGRPGEVELLTLIDRRFSRHLPIQPDYRGRQVDAIGGERVKVCWEENAGEDAVYLISDDA; this is translated from the coding sequence ATGAGTCAAAAAGTGCTGCTTTCCTCCCAAGAGATCCACATCATCCTGCACCGGCTTGCCTGTCAACTGTTGGAACGCCATTTGGATTTCAGCGACAGCGTCCTGATCGGGTTGCAGCCCCGCGGTACCTTCCTGGCCAAACGGCTTCTGAAATTGCTGGAGACGGATTACAAAGTCACGGGGATCCCGTTCGGGTTGCTCGATATCACCTTTTACCGGGACGATTTCCGCCGGGGCGACAAGACTCTGGCAGCCAGCAGTACGCAAATCGATTTTCTGGTGGAAGGCAAGCGCGTGGTTTTAATCGACGACGTACTGTTTACCGGGCGCAGCATCCGCGCGGCCCTGACGGCTATCCAGTCGTTTGGCCGGCCGGGCGAAGTGGAATTACTCACCCTGATCGACCGGCGATTCAGCCGTCACCTGCCTATTCAGCCCGATTACCGGGGACGCCAGGTGGACGCCATTGGAGGGGAACGCGTAAAGGTCTGCTGGGAGGAAAATGCCGGGGAAGACGCCGTATATCTAATCAGTGATGACGCATGA
- a CDS encoding ribonuclease Z: MKLRVIGCYAATPRYQTHPSAQVLETGGHLLLIDCGEGTQMELRRYRIRLARIDHIFISHLHGDHFFGLPGLIATFQLLGRERPLHIYGPKGIREAISLLLRVGETRTRFALEFRELTSTQPETILANEKLEVSTLPLNHRIYANGFLIQRKPGMRKLRAGVAESLGVDKAYYRKIKQGADGVAADGRTIPNHRLTEPPPPAASYAYCSDTAYKPELAAWIRGVDTLYHESTFLETEARLAAETGHSTALQAARIARDAGVGRLILGHYSTRYRDLEAFRQEALGQFPNVELAEDGKAFEWSAGQD; this comes from the coding sequence ATGAAGCTCCGCGTCATTGGCTGTTATGCGGCCACGCCCCGCTACCAAACCCACCCGAGTGCGCAAGTGCTCGAAACCGGCGGCCACCTGTTGCTGATCGATTGCGGGGAGGGCACCCAGATGGAGCTCCGACGCTACCGGATCCGATTGGCGCGCATCGACCATATATTTATCTCCCACCTCCACGGGGACCACTTTTTCGGCCTGCCGGGTCTTATTGCCACCTTCCAGCTACTGGGCCGGGAGCGCCCGCTCCACATCTATGGGCCCAAAGGCATCCGGGAGGCGATTTCGCTCCTGCTGAGGGTTGGGGAAACCCGCACGCGCTTTGCGCTTGAATTCCGGGAGCTGACTTCCACGCAGCCCGAAACTATCCTGGCCAACGAGAAACTGGAGGTTTCCACCTTGCCGCTGAACCACCGTATTTACGCCAACGGCTTTTTGATTCAAAGGAAGCCTGGCATGCGGAAACTACGGGCCGGGGTAGCCGAATCGCTGGGGGTGGACAAGGCCTATTACCGGAAGATTAAGCAAGGGGCCGATGGGGTAGCCGCCGACGGCCGTACGATCCCCAACCACCGGCTTACCGAGCCCCCGCCCCCTGCTGCGAGTTATGCCTACTGCAGTGATACCGCGTATAAGCCGGAACTGGCCGCGTGGATCCGCGGGGTGGATACGCTCTACCACGAATCCACTTTTTTGGAGACCGAAGCCCGGTTGGCGGCGGAAACCGGCCATTCCACGGCATTACAGGCCGCCCGGATAGCCCGGGACGCCGGGGTGGGCCGTTTGATCCTGGGGCATTATTCCACCCGCTATCGGGATTTGGAGGCCTTTCGGCAGGAAGCCCTGGGCCAATTTCCGAACGTGGAACTTGCCGAGGATGGGAAGGCGTTTGAATGGAGCGCCGGCCAGGATTAA
- the pdxH gene encoding pyridoxamine 5'-phosphate oxidase: MEKDLGAYRKSYEKKQLDESGVPDRPLDLFGQWFRDAEAAAGGEEPNAMTLATVGPDGYPRSRVVLLKKFSEEGFVFYTNYESEKGRAIAADPRVCLSFFWPYTERQVIVKGRAEKVSAAESDAYFQSRPLGSRLGAVISDQSRVVPSREYLEERLLKAEKELGGGEIPRPEQWGGYLVRAESVEFWQGRENRLHDRLLYRMNDRGGWKIERLAP; the protein is encoded by the coding sequence ATGGAAAAAGACCTAGGTGCCTACCGGAAATCCTATGAAAAAAAGCAGTTGGACGAGTCCGGGGTACCGGACCGCCCCCTGGATCTTTTCGGGCAGTGGTTCCGGGATGCGGAGGCCGCTGCCGGGGGTGAGGAACCCAATGCGATGACGCTAGCCACCGTCGGGCCGGACGGATATCCCAGGAGCCGGGTGGTCTTGCTGAAGAAATTCAGTGAAGAAGGTTTTGTGTTCTATACGAATTACGAAAGTGAAAAGGGCCGGGCCATCGCAGCCGATCCCCGGGTATGCCTTTCATTTTTCTGGCCCTACACCGAGCGGCAGGTCATTGTAAAGGGCCGGGCCGAGAAGGTTTCCGCTGCCGAGTCGGATGCGTACTTCCAATCGCGGCCACTGGGCAGCAGGTTGGGGGCGGTGATTTCCGACCAAAGCCGGGTTGTCCCGTCCCGGGAGTATCTGGAAGAACGTCTGCTAAAGGCCGAAAAAGAGCTTGGCGGGGGGGAGATTCCCAGGCCGGAACAATGGGGGGGCTACCTGGTCCGCGCCGAATCGGTGGAATTCTGGCAGGGACGCGAAAACCGGTTGCACGACCGGCTGCTGTACCGTATGAATGACCGGGGAGGCTGGAAAATCGAACGCCTGGCGCCTTAA
- a CDS encoding LysM peptidoglycan-binding domain-containing protein produces the protein MSVKSKYQPVLDLGLQLGVKDGDVSEEDGVLKIKGTTRTQYEKNLLWDKIKEIGGEKPGDVKANIKVEDASVYHRHVVKSGESLSKIAKHYYGDPMKYKQIFEANRNILNNPDIIHPDQVLVIPTP, from the coding sequence ATGAGTGTAAAATCAAAGTATCAGCCCGTCCTGGACCTGGGGCTGCAATTGGGCGTTAAAGACGGGGACGTCAGCGAAGAGGACGGGGTGCTGAAAATCAAGGGCACTACCCGTACCCAGTACGAGAAAAACCTGCTCTGGGACAAGATCAAGGAAATCGGGGGTGAAAAACCGGGCGATGTCAAGGCGAACATCAAGGTTGAGGATGCCTCCGTCTACCACCGCCATGTGGTCAAAAGCGGGGAATCCCTGAGCAAAATTGCCAAGCACTACTACGGCGACCCGATGAAATACAAACAGATATTTGAGGCCAACCGGAATATCCTGAACAACCCGGACATCATCCACCCGGACCAGGTACTGGTGATCCCAACCCCCTGA
- a CDS encoding aspartate carbamoyltransferase catalytic subunit codes for MSELSVRHLLGIKYLSREDLDLIFETADHFKEVLSRSIKKVPSLRDITIANIFFENSTRTKLSFELAEKRLSADVINFSAAQSSVRKGETLIDTVNNILSMKVDMVVMRHPNPGAGIFLSRHVNASIINAGDGAHEHPTQALLDSYSIREKLGEVAGKKVVIVGDILHSRVALSNIFALQLQGAEVQVCGPRTLIPKYVESLGVRVEPNLRKALEWCDVANMLRIQNERMDMSYFPSTREYTRQYGIDKKLLDSLGKEIVIMHPGPINRGVEITSDVADSSQSIILNQVENGVAIRMAVIYLLASRIK; via the coding sequence ATGAGTGAGCTAAGTGTACGCCATTTGCTGGGGATCAAGTACCTGAGCCGGGAAGACCTCGACCTGATTTTTGAAACTGCCGACCATTTCAAGGAGGTCCTCAGCCGCTCCATCAAAAAGGTGCCTTCCCTGCGGGACATCACCATCGCGAATATCTTTTTTGAAAACAGCACCCGGACAAAGCTCTCCTTTGAGCTGGCCGAAAAACGGCTTTCGGCGGACGTTATCAACTTTTCGGCAGCCCAGTCTTCCGTGCGGAAAGGGGAAACCCTGATCGATACGGTAAACAACATCCTGTCCATGAAGGTGGACATGGTGGTGATGCGGCACCCGAACCCGGGGGCCGGTATTTTTCTCTCCAGGCACGTAAATGCCTCGATTATCAATGCGGGCGACGGCGCCCACGAACATCCCACCCAGGCCCTGCTGGACTCCTATTCCATTCGGGAGAAGCTCGGGGAGGTGGCCGGAAAAAAAGTGGTTATTGTGGGAGACATCCTCCATTCCCGGGTGGCTCTGTCCAATATTTTTGCCCTGCAACTGCAGGGGGCCGAAGTCCAGGTTTGCGGCCCCAGGACGCTGATCCCCAAGTATGTTGAATCCCTGGGCGTCCGGGTGGAACCCAACCTGCGCAAGGCACTGGAATGGTGCGATGTGGCCAACATGCTTCGCATACAGAACGAGCGGATGGACATGAGTTATTTTCCGTCTACCCGGGAGTATACCCGCCAATACGGTATCGATAAGAAATTGCTCGACAGCCTCGGCAAGGAAATCGTGATCATGCACCCGGGCCCGATCAACCGCGGGGTGGAGATCACCAGCGATGTTGCCGATTCCAGCCAGTCCATCATCCTCAACCAGGTAGAGAATGGGGTGGCCATTCGGATGGCTGTGATTTATTTATTAGCTTCAAGGATCAAATAA